The Drechmeria coniospora strain ARSEF 6962 chromosome 02, whole genome shotgun sequence genome has a segment encoding these proteins:
- a CDS encoding phosphoribosylaminoimidazole-succinocarboxamide synthase — protein MVTTTISLPSLQKLASGKVRDLFALPDPDTLLFVASDRLSAFESRGASVVMKNGIPNKGAILTLASAHWFAVLAERIPGLRTHFLSLELPAGLGADEARAVRNRSMQVRKLQVLKIEAIVRGYLTGSAWNEYQARGTVHGIAMPAGLQLSQRFPGGAIYTPSTKAEMGAHDENIHPDEAWKELGDEETARRVQELSLQIYEVAAAYAEERGIIIADTKFEFAKDADDNIYLVDEVLTPDSSRFWPKDSYEPGREQDSFDKQFVRNWLIKEGLKGKEGVEVPADICKATEDRYKEVFRLLTGKAFEDASGT, from the exons atggtgacgacgaccatcAGCCTCCCGTCGCTGCAGAAATTGGCGTCGGGCAAGGTGCGAGACCTCTTCGCCTTGCCCGACCCCGACACTCTCCTCTTCGTCGCATCCGATCGCCTCTCCGCCTTCGA GTCTCGCGGCGCCAGCGTCGTCATGAAGAACGGCATCCCCAACAAGGGTGCCATCCTAacgctcgcctcggcgcACTGGTTCGCCGTACTCGCCGAACGCATCCCCGGCCTCCGCACCCATTTCCTCAGCCTCGAACTGCCGGCCggtctcggcgccgacgaggcccgcgCGGTCCGCAACCGCAGCATGCAGGTTCGGAAGCTGCAGGTGCTCAAGATCGAGGCCATCGTGCGAGGCTACCTTACGGGCAGCGCCTGGAACGAGTACCAGGCCCGCGGCACCGTCCacggcatcgccatgccCGCCGGCCTGCAGCTCTCCCAGAGGTTCCCCGGCGGTGCCATCTACACGCCTAGCACCAAGGCCGAGATGGGTGCCCACGACGAGAACATCCACCCGGACGAGGCCTGGaaggagctcggcgacgaggaaacGGCCCGTCGCGTCCAGGAGCTGTCCCTGCAGATCtacgaggtcgccgccgcctacgccgaggagcgcggcatcatcatcgccgacaCCAAGTTCGAGTTCGccaaggacgccgacgacaacatctacctcgtcgacgaggtcctgACGCCCGACTCGTCGCGCTTCTGGCCCAAGGACTCGTACGAGCCGGGCCGCGAGCAGGACAGCTTCGACAAGCAGTTCGTCCGCAACTGGCTCATCAAGGAGGGGCTCAAGGGAAAGGAGGGTGTCGAGGTGCCGGCCGACATCTGCAAGGCCACCGAGGACCGCTACAAGGAAGTCTTCCGGCTCCTCACTGGCAAGGCCTTCGAAGACGCCTCGGGAACATAG
- a CDS encoding NIMA-like protein kinase — MSMSSESKYDTLEKIGHGSFGIIRKVRRKEDGFIMCRKEISYLRMSQKEREQLHAEFQILSHLRHANIVAYYHREHLKLSQDLHLYMEYCGNGDLGRVIKDLQLKGQHAQESFVWSIFSQLVMALYRCHYGVDPPDVGANVLGLAQGTASASPKVPAGTMTILHRDLKPENVFLGEDNSVKLGDFGLSKMIKSHDFASTYVGTPFYMSPEICAAEKYTLKSDIWSLGCIMYELCSREPPFNAKTHFQLVQKIKEGRVAPLPAIYSPELFQVIKDCLRVNPDRRPDTAQLLDLPVVRLMRKEKEVVDLNKSLKAREDSVKRKEKELEDRLATIDREKDLVRDEVDACVRREWEVKARLEIDRLVNAEVDRLNKRFEEEVRNRIDAELQKKKTVTLVAEEPAVEEYASSSARSDYPHSSIGASSDDFLSTTDITEYSIDSPESSKEAKRSTRTPFGRAQTMFAGATGTPMDVEMASPSPMAIASLSLSPRRGGATKPPSTHAANIFAANNAVHGDPKWALHREPTCIESDDDDLMPSPTRHRSAKNPFTARDRPVLTSQKSGPVNRLKTKASCAGLVSKAVAGAAAMSQAESRTRSPARPLSRIPSVASLQSEATSNGGGLSRKNSMKKDTGSASGDNLNKLATKNSIKGRTLVELQQARAGGRQLGAAATDNASPKRGAFRDRVTGERRASGGSGSEPVAVWDPERDEMPSPFLVRQRRIARV; from the exons ATGTCGATGTCGTCCGAGAGCAAGTACGACACGTTGGAGAAGATTG GCCATGGCTCCTTTGGCATCATCCGCAAGGTGCGACGCAAGGAAGATGGCTTCATCATGTGCCGCAAGGAGATCTCCTACTTGCGAATGTCCCAGAAGGAGCGCGAGCAGCTCCACGCCGAGTTCCAGATCCTCTCCCACCTCCGGCATGCCAACATCGTCGCATACTACCACCGCGAACACCTCAAACTCAGCCAGGATCTGCATCTGTACATGGAGTActgcggcaacggcgacctcggccgcgtcatcAAGGACCTGCAGCTCAAGGGCCAGCACGCGCAGGAGAGCTTTGTCTGGAGCATCTTTAGCCAGCTCGTCATGGCCTTGTATCGCTGCCACTACGGTGTCGACCCCCCCGACGTCGGAGCAAACGTGCTAGGCCTGGCGCAGGGCACCGCCAGCGCGAGCCCGAAGGTTCCGGCAGGCACCATGACGATTCTCCATCGAGATCTAAAGCCCGAGAATG TGTTTCTTGGCGAGGACAACTCGGTGAAGCTCGGTGACTTTGGCCTTTCCAAGATGATCAAGTCGCACGACTTCGCCTCTACCTACGTCGGCACCCCCTTCTACATGTCTCCGGAGATCTGCGCGGCCGAAAAATACACCCTCAAGTCGGACATTTGGTCGCTCGGCTGCATCATGTACGAGCTCTGCTCACGCGAGCCGCCGTTCAACGCCAAGACGCACTTCCAGCTCGTTCAGAAGATCAAGGAAGGCAGGGTGGCGCCGTTACCGGCCATCTACTCGCCCGAGCTTTTCCAGGTGATCAAGGATTGCCTGCGGGTGAACCCCGATCGACGGCCCGACACGGCGCAGTTGTTGGACTTGCCCGTGGTGAGACTGATGcgcaaggagaaggaggtcGTCGACCTGAATAAGTCGCTCAAGGCGAGGGAAGACTCGGTCAAGCGGAAGGaaaaggagctcgaggacagGCTGGCGACGATAGATCGGGAAAAGGACCTCGTgcgcgacgaggtcgacgcctGCGTGCGCCGTGAATGGGAGGTCAAGGCCCGACTCGAAATTGACCGGCTCGTcaacgccgaggtcgaccgGCTGAATAAGCGATTTGAAGAAGAGGTCCGGAACCGCATCGATGCTGAGCTGCAGAAGAAAAAGACGGTCAcgctcgtggccgaggagccggcCGTGGAGGAGtacgcctcgtcgtcggccagaTCCGACTACCCCCATTCCTCCATCGGCGCCAGCAGCGACGACTtcctgtcgacgacggacatCACCGAGTACTCCATCGACAGCCCCGAATCGTCCAAGGAGGCCAAACGCAGCACGCGGACGCCCTTTGGCCGGGCGCAGACGATGTTTGCCGGGGCCACGGGCACGCCAATGGACGTCGAGATGGCCTCTCCTAGCCCAATGGCCAtcgcctcgctctcgctctcgccgcgTCGGGGTGGCGCTACGAAGCCGCCCTCGACCCACGCGGCCAACATCTTCGCGGCCAACAACGCCGTCCACGGCGACCCTAAGTGGGCGCTGCATCGTGAGCCGACTTGCATCGAGtcggatgacgacgacttgATGCCGTCTCCTACGCGACACAGATCGGCAAAGAATCCCTTCACGGCAAGGGACCGGCCAGTGCTGACGTCGCAAAAGTCTGGCCCGGTCAACCGTCTCAAGACGAAAGCTTCCTGCGCCGGTCTAGTTTCCAAGGCCGTCGCGGGAGCTGCGGCGATGTCACAGGCTGAGTCTCGCACGCGCTCGCCGGCGCGTCCGCTCAGTAGAATACCGTCCGTCGCCAGCCTGCAGTCGGAAGCAACGTCCAACGGTGGCGGTCTGAGCCGAAAGAACTCGATGAAGAAGGACACCGGCAGCGCCAGCGGCGACAATCTCAACAAGCTTGCGACGAAAAACAGCATCAAGGGTCGgacgctcgtcgagctgcagcAGGCCCGCGCTGGGGGCCGTCAGTTGGGcgcagcggcgacggacaACGCGAGCCCGAAGCGAGGGGCTTTCCGCGATCGCGTGACAGGCGAGAGAAGGGCAAGcggcggaagcggaagcgagCCGGTGGCAGTCTGGGATCCCGAGAGAGACGAGATGCCGAGTCCGTTCCTCGTGCGACAGCGTCGAATTGCAAGGGTGTAG
- a CDS encoding hypothetical protein (related to choline kinase): MSDAAPFPVATSSAPAALRSALKSDDDAAYSNGSIKAVQIAEPSSEPFPDVEAQPPRRFRASSFRRHGAKSTFSPLSAASPRACASDASSAVHAAEEQAQLGSQHHHQSHHRSQHYGEKLLAQVGEWLEREKQKAAVRRKKPTHRRKSKSPPVDQHQAAVDPISGRQRSPSVDSQSSDVSLGRLESILADSMAQLGLTSIPKHAPKVSRPKRRPPFQRAASSDTDYVDGDAIVPDCDAWLDNSKTLGYSGGGVTTDDLDEKAEKEREAWLSFKNEIIRIAHTLRLKGWRRVPLESGTAIVVERLSGALTNAVYVVTPPKEMTEVDGKKPPPKLLLRIYGPQVEHLIDRDNELKVLQRLARKKIGPRLLGTFRNGRFEQYFNAITLNWSDLREPETSRQIAKRMRELHDGIDLLPSERENGAGVWKNWDQWLDNVAKITKFLDAQLEAGVDSGRADSVAHAWMSNGHVCGVPWPQFLDIVTKYRSFLESSYKDEKTVKDRLVFAHSDTQYGNILRFRPDDEKSPLLQAANKHKQLIVIDFEYAAANTPGLEFANHFTEWAYNYHDLARPHVCNTTNYPTLEEQKRFIKAYVDHRSQFPNASLTPRIRPADSGVVSTPPLVPTASSSSIIDFMLDARAPPGGWGAAERDHDEQTEKQVSELLEEARLWRPGNSAQWVAWGIVQAKVPGLDANYEPLSEKETLEAEQGIGADEFDYLGYAQERAMFFWGDVLQMGLVKEEELPESLLARIKIVPY, translated from the exons ATGTCCGATGCTGCGCCCTTTCCCGTGGCCACGTCCTCTGCTCCAGCGGCGCTCCGATCGGCGTTGAAgtcggacgacgatgctgcTTACTCGAACGGCTCCATCAAAG CCGTCCAGATTGCCGAACCCAGCTCTGAGCCGTTCCCCGACGTTGAAGCCCAGCCGCCGCGGCGCTTCCGTGCCAGCTCCTTTCGCCGCCACGGAGCCAAGTCCACATTCTCTCCTCTCTCGGCTGCTTCGCCTCGGGCCTGCGCCAGTGatgcctcctccgccgtgCACGCTGCTGAAGAGCAGGCCCAACTGGGCTCTCAACATCACCATCAAAGCCACCACCGTAGCCAGCACTACGGCGAGAAGCTGCTGGCCCAGGTCGGAGAATGGTTGGAGCGTGAGAAGCAGAAGGCTGCCGTTCGGAGAAAGAAACCGACGCACCGACGAAAATCCAAATCTCCCCCGGTTGACCAGCATCAAGCTGCCGTCGATCCCATTTCCGGCCGCCAACGCTCCCCCTCCGTCGATTCCCAGTCTAGTGACGTCTCCCTAGGCAGACTGGAGAGCATCTTGGCCGACTCCATGGCCCAACTCGGTCTCACTTCGATCCCCAAGCATGCCCCCAAAGTCTCTCGTCCGAAACGCAGACCCCCCTTCCAACGCGCCGCTTCGTCAGATACCGActacgtcgacggcgacgccatcgtGCCCGACTGCGATGCCTGGCTGGACAACTCCAAGACGCTCGGCTACTCCGGAGGTGGCGTCACCACAGATGACTTGGATGAGAAGGCGGAAAAGGAGCGTGAGGCCTGGCTGAGCTTCAAGAACGAAATCATCCGCATTGCCCACACCCTGAGGCTCAAGGGATGGAGACGTGTACCGCTCGAGAGCGGCacggccatcgtcgtcgagcgcctgAGCGGCGCCTTGACGAATGCCGTTTACGTCGTCACGCCCCCAAAGGAGATGACCGAAgtcgacggcaagaagccgccgcccaagTTGCTTCTCCGCATATACGGTCCCCAAGTGGAGCATCTCATCGACCGCGATAACGAGCTCAAGGTTCTCCAGCGACTGGCCCGAAAGAAGATCGGCCCTCGCCTGCTCGGAACCTTCCGGAACGGCCGCTTCGAGCAGTACTTCAACGCCATCACGCTCAACTGGTCTGATCTCCGCGAGCCGGAGACTTCGAGGCAGATTGCGAAGCGGATGAGAGAGCTtcacgacggcatcgacttGCTGCCGAGCGAGCGGGAGAACGGCGCCGGAGTTTGGAAGAACTGGGACCAGTGGCTAGACAATGTGGCCAAGATCACCAAGTTCCTCGATGCCCAACTGGAGGCTGGCGTTGACTCCGGTCGTGCCGACTCCGTAGCGCACGCCTGGATGTCGAACGGCCACGTCTGTGGCGTGCCATGGCCTCAGTTCCTGGACATCGTCACCAAGTACCGGTCCTTTCTGGAAAGTTCATACAAGGACGAGAAGACAGTCAAAGATCGCCTTGTCTTCGCACATAGCGAC ACACAATACGGCAACATCCTTCGTTTCCGGCCCGACGACGAAAAGTCGCCGCTTCTCCAGGCCGCCAACAAGCACAAGCagctcatcgtcatcgactttgagtacgccgccgccaacacGCCAGGCCTAGAGTTTGCCAACCACTTCACCGAGTGGGCGTACAACTACCACGACCTCGCCAGGCCTCATGTCTGCAACACCACCAACTACCCAACgctcgaggagcagaagCGTTTCATCAAGGCCTACGTTGACCACCGTTCGCAGTTTCCCAACGCCAGCCTGACGCCGCGCATCCGTCCGGCGGATAGCGGCGTCGTCAGCACCCCGCCACTCGTGCCAACcgcatcctcgagctccATCATCGACTTCATGCTCGACGCACGGGCTCCTCCTGGCGGTTGGGGTGCCGCCGAGCGCGACCACGATGAGCAAACCGAAAAGCAAGTCAGTGAACTTCTGGAGGAGGCGCGTTTGTGGCGACCGGGAAACAGCGCGCAGTGGGTAGCTTGGGGCATCGTCCAGGCCAAGGTACCTGGGCTGGATGCAAACTATGAACCCCTTTCTGAGAAGGAaacgctcgaggccgagcagggcattggcgccgacgagttcGACTATCTGGGCTATGCTCAGGAGCGTGCCATGTTCTTCTGGGGCGACGTCTTGCAGATGGGCCTGGTCAAAGAAGAAGAGCTTCCGGAGTCGCTGCTAGCGAGGATCAAGATTGTGCCCTATTGA
- a CDS encoding HAD-superfamily hydrolase, subfamily IIA, CECR5: MAKSSVADPSHQAFSDVAFAFDIDGVLYQGHRGIPGAREMLRRLCSHGIRYVFLTNGGGAHESAKVKSLAERLQMSQHEDVIRDRVIVSHTPMRGWEEGLKQQTVLITGSHPERARSVANEYGFGRAVTPADLIHANDKLYPFDNLKDSLHATFRPLSDGKSASSITDSYAAEIPPNALKIDQIFVWNDPRDWSLDIQVIHDLLVSREGYLGTISAKNGDGSLPNNGWQQDGQPPLWISNLDLFWKTEYPVNRFGTGAFVEALKGVWSAVTSGAGELRFNALGKPSKFTYDYAHDRLLHYYSDMCPTAGASGGRTKQTLRRVYMIGDNPESDIRGANEFEPADGTEWLSILVRTGVWRETSAEREPKYKPTVVVDDVVDGIVWALRNEGVDATKEWLTSEP, translated from the exons ATGGCCAAGTCATCCGTTGCGGATCCCTCTCACCAGGCCTTCTCCGATGTCGCCTTCGCGTTCGA CATCGATGGCGTCCTCTACCAAGGCCACCGGGGCATTCCCGGCGCGAGGGAGATGCTGCGCCGGCTCTGCTCTCACGGCATCCGCTACGTCTTCCtcaccaacggcggcggcgcacaCGAGAGCGCCAAGGTCAAGTCGCTGGCGGAGCGGCTGCAGATGTCACAGCACGAGGACGTGATCCGCGACAGGGTCATCGTCTCGCACACGCCCATGCGCGGCTGGGAGGAGGGTCTTAAGCAGCAGACGGTCCTCATCACGGGCTCCCACCCGGAGAGGGCTCGCAGCGTTGCCAACGA ATACGGCTTCGGGAGGGCGGTGACGCCGGCCGACTTGATCCACGCCAACGACAAGCTCTACCCGTTCGATAACCTCAAGGACAGCCTGCACGCCACCTTTCGACCGCTCTCCGATGGCAAGTCGGCATCCAGCATCACGGACTCGTACGCCGCCGAGATCCCGCCCAACGCGCTCAAGATTGACCAGATTTTCGTCTGGAACGATCCTCGCGACTGGTCCCTCGACATACAGGTCATCCACGACCTGCTCGTCTCGCGCGAGGGCTACCTGGGCACCATCTCGGCCAagaacggcgacggctcgctGCCGAACAACGGCTGGCAGCAGGACGGCCAGCCGCCCCTCTGGATATCCAACCTCGACCTCTTCTGGAAGACGGAGTACCCGGTCAACCGTTTCGGGACCGGCGccttcgtcgaggccctcaagGGCGTCTGGTCCGCCGTCACCTCCGGGGCCGGAGAGCTGCGATTCAACGCGCTCGGCAAGCCGTCCAAGTTCACGTACGACTACGCGCACGACCGGCTGCTGCACTACTACTCGGACATGTGCCCGACGGCAGGCGCCTCCGGCGGCAGGACGAAGCAGACCCTCCGGCGCGTGTACATGATCGGCGACAACCCCGAGAGCGACATCCGTGGTGCGAACGAGTTCgagcccgccgacggcaccgaatGGCTGTCCATTCTCGTCCGGACGGGCGTCTGGCGGGAGACGAGCGCCGAGAGGGAACCAAAGTACAAGccgacggtggtggtggatgacgtcgtcgacggcatcgtctgGGCGCTTCGGAACGAAGGTGTCGATGCGACGAAAGAATGGCTTACGAGCGAGCCATGA
- a CDS encoding protein sco1, which produces MTQRRTKYKTVEQAKSRHSTGPFSWKAGILFVATCGALVWYFEFEKGRMQRKRIADAAKGIGRPKVGGDFELVDQDGKAFTSAMMKGKYALVYFGFTRCPDICPEELDKMARMLDVVEAKASGSLLPIFITCDPERDDPGALKSYLAEFHPSFIGLTGTYDQIKDLCKKYRVYFSTPQNVKPGQDYLVDHSIYFYLMDPEGDFVEALGRQHSPDQGAKLILDHMKDWKGPRN; this is translated from the exons ATGACGCAACGGCGGACAAAGTACAAGACGGTCGAGCAGGCCAAGAGCCGGCATAGCACGGGG CCATTCTCGTGGAAAGCGGGCatcctcttcgtcgccacATGCGGCGCGCTGGTCTGGTACTTTGAGTTCGAGAAGGGGCGCATGCAGAGGAAGAGGATAGCGGATGCGGCGAAGGGGATTGGACGGCccaaggtcggcggcgacttcgagctcgtcgaccaggACGGGAAGGCCTTCACGAGCGCAATGATGAAAGGAAAATACGCACTG GTGTACTTTGGCTTCACGCGCTGCCCCGACATCTGCCcggaggagctcgacaagATGGCCCGCATGCTTGACGTCGTTGAGGCCAAAGCCTCCGGCTCCCTCCTGCCCATCTTCATCACTTGCGACCCTGAGCGCGACGATCCGGGCGCGCTCAAATCCTACCTCGCCGAGTTCCACCCGTCCTTCATCGGCCTCACGGGCACCTACGACCAGATCAAGGACCTGTGCAAGAAGTATCGAGTGTACTTTAGCACGCCGCAGAACGTCAAGCCGGGCCAGGACTATCTCGTCGATCACAGCATCTACTTTTACCTCATGGATCCGGAGGGCGACTTTGTCGAGGCGCTGGGACGTCAGCATTCCCCGGACCAGGGGGCGAAGCTGATTCTGGACCATATGAAGGACTGGAAGGGGCCGAGAAACTAA
- a CDS encoding Set1 complex component spp1, whose product MDRQGQGQAQPAPAYFEARFVLMDDELPEAEAAEPPAAPVREPSPRLGAESIAVDPANAKHAADEPIADEPLSDEPPPVEPLPVEPLPVEAFPAEPLTTERLASSPAKPDIPLLPSTEATVSVPIETPDPKPVAASHHKKKGTAVATKKPPKRPQNDGPQKKKKRKKKPKSSSSGGANDESSGDDGGSDGGPYCLCRGPDDHRWMICCEFCEDWFHGECIKMSKEVGEHLIERFVCPSCSSDNRTTIYKKSCALTTCKKSARLSQGQPSVFCSNEHAQSWWERLIGQVPKGQATAGLSDRLSQGELVALLRSDLGTVGEDGMWRLAKVPFANGGPEKDTDDALSPILSDEEKVLLKESYDGRLQLGEETQLCHKMLTLVELAQARRRAAITAGLFGEDICGYDSRLDTVSARDAFAAYAKSEEGDATFRASALTDPLGEDHAVRGMCEKKRCKVHSGWQKMLPLGIKHQVRELAKQAAEAGEEEKVMREAAAERWRRKQAEKNWVEVVDMRIAG is encoded by the exons ATGGACCGCCAAGGTCAGGGTCAGGCACAGCCAGCGCCGGCCTACTTTGAGGCCCGGTTTGTGCTGATGGACGATGAACTCCCGGAAGCTGAAGCTGCCGAACCCCCCGCTGCCCCGGTTCGCGAACCATCGCCTCGGCTCGGCGCAGAATCTATCGCTGTCGATCCGGCCAATGCAAAGCATGCGGCTGACGAACCGATTGCCGACGAACCGCTTTCTGACGAACCACCACCTGTCGAACCTCTTCCTGTCGAACCGCTTCCTGTCGAAGCGTTTCCTGCCGAACCCCTCACCACCGAACGCTTGGCCTCTTCGCCCGCTAAGCCTGACATCCCTCTCCTGCCTTCGACCGAGGCGACGGTCTCGGTGCCGATCGAGACGCCAGATCCAAAGCCAGTCGCGGCATCCCACCACAAGAAAAAGGGCACCGCCGTTGCTACGAAGAAGCCACCCAAACGGCCTCAGAATGACGGCCCCcagaaaaagaaaaagaggaagaagaaacCGAAATCAAGCTCGTCCGGCGGCGCAAACGACGAATCGTCCGGGGATGATGGCGGGTCCGATGGCGGACCGTATTGCCTCTGCCGCGGACCCGACGATCACCGTTGGATGATATGCTGCGAGTTTTGCGAGGATTGGTTCCATGGGGAGTGCATCAAAATGTCCAAGGAAGTGGGCGAGCACCTCATCGAAAGGTTTGTCTGTCCCTCCTGCTCAAGCGACAATCGGACGACGATCTACAAGAAGTCGTGCGCGCTCACGACGTGCAAGAAGTCGGCGCGTCTGAGCCAGGGCCAGCCCAGTGTTTTTTGCTCAAACGAGCACGCGCAGAGCTGGTGGGAGCGGCTGATCGGACAGGTGCCAAAGggccaggcgacggcgggacTCAGCGACCGACTCTCTCAGGGAGAGCTCGTTGCACTTCTCCGCAGTGACCTGGGCacggtcggcgaggacggcatgTGGAGGCTGGCCAAGGTGCCATTCGCCAATGGCGGCCCGGAGAAGGATACCG ATGACGCGCTCTCTCCCATActcagcgacgaggagaaggtgCTCCTCAAGGAGTCGTACGATGGCCGATTGCAGCTGGGAGAAGAGACGCAGCTTTGCCACAAGATGCTtaccctcgtcgagctcgcgcaAGCGCGACGACGCGCCGCCATCACCGCCGGCCTCTTTGGCGAGGACATCTGCGGCTACGATTCTCGGCTGGACACGGTCTCGGCCCGCGACGCCTTCGCGGCCTATGCCAAGTCGGAAGAGGGCGATGCGACGTTTCGCGCGTCGGCGCTGACGGACCCCCTAGGCGAGGACCACGCGGTCAGGGGCATGTGCGAGAAGAAGAGGTGCAAGGTTCACAGCGGCTGGCAGAAGATGCTGCCGCTCGGAATCAAGCATCAAGTCCGAGAGCTGGCCaagcaggcggccgaggctggcgaggaggaaaaggtTATGCGCGAAGCAGCGGCCGAGAGGTGGAGGCGGAAGCAGGCGGAAAAGAACTGGGTGGAGGTGGTCGACATGAGGATCGCGGGCTGA